One segment of Ipomoea triloba cultivar NCNSP0323 chromosome 12, ASM357664v1 DNA contains the following:
- the LOC115998864 gene encoding non-specific lipid-transfer protein 1-like yields MAVVGNRMQLTSLLLLCVITFAEIPAWVEAQAVACDDSKAQLTPCCSAVKTGGDIPAECCSALKTMADNLKTKVDRQSACQCIKERLAKATPEQIKRAQGLPGYCKVPLPFKIGPDIDCSAVPKTM; encoded by the coding sequence ATGGCAGTGGTCGGAAACCGAATGCAGCTGACGTCATTGCTCCTCTTATGCGTCATCACCTTTGCAGAAATTCCGGCATGGGTGGAAGCGCAGGCGGTTGCATGCGACGACAGCAAAGCCCAACTTACACCGTGTTGTTCGGCGGTGAAGACAGGCGGTGATATTCCGGCGGAGTGTTGTTCGGCGCTGAAAACCATGGCGGATAATTTGAAGACGAAGGTAGACAGGCAAAGCGCTTGCCAATGCATAAAAGAGAGACTTGCTAAAGCCACGCCGGAGCAGATAAAACGGGCTCAAGGTCTCCCCGGTTATTGTAAAGTTCCCTTGCCGTTTAAGATTGGCCCGGACATTGACTGTTCAGCAGTCCCAAAaacaatgtaa
- the LOC116000035 gene encoding probable tRNA (guanine(26)-N(2))-dimethyltransferase 2 isoform X1 — MFFPFSESLIIIANASKKNLFFPIATAAVSSYSVASNRRRPPPINGQLEGGKAGDMGGQGKAGDEEKQQQQQLEAPKTASFDLNDFKIIKEGEAEILMHSKNVVFFNKAQVNNRDMSIAVLRAFIAKRKQEHETFVAKKTKMVPKDKDNSGMELDAPVDNDQHNGTPNNGCEVAEETSQDEQCSISEEPIKSLGGKCRELKPPRVLEALSASGLRALRYACEIEGIGQVVALDNDKASVEACQRNIKFNGSVACEKVESHLDDARVYMLTHPKEFDAVDLDPYGSPSVFLDSAVQSVVDGGLLMCTATDMAVLCGGNGEVCYSKYGSYPLRGKYCHEMALRILLACIESHANRHKRYIVPILSVQMDFYVRVFVRIYTSASAMKNTPLKLSYVYQCIGCDSFHLQPLGRTVSKNNSVRFLPGFGPTVLQECSDCGKKFNMGGPIWSAPIHDQEWVASILADVKSMKDRYPAYDRISAILTTISEELPDVPLFLSLHNLCATLKCTSPSAVIFRSAVINAGYRISGTHVNPLGLKTDAPMEVIWDIMRCWIKNHPVKAQPPELSGSVILAKEPVLQANFARAVASLSKAQAKKVARFLPNPERHWGPKLKAGRQVTSKHISLLGPEAVNGLSNHEDVEEPAAKRMKTEEDPPHES, encoded by the exons ATGTTTTTTCCCTTCTCAGAATCCCTTATTATTATAGCCAACGCCTCCAAGAAAAACCTCTTTTTCCCAATAGCAACCGCCGCCGTTTCATCGTACTCAGTAGCCTCCAACCGCCGGCGTCCGCCGCCAATCAACGGACAGTTAGAAGGAGGGAAGGCAGGCGATATGGGCGGCCAGGGAAAGGCAGGAGATGAAgagaagcagcagcagcagcagctagAAGCACCCAAGACGGCGTCGTTTGATCTCAATGATTTCAAGATTATCAAGGAAGGCGAGGCCGAGATTCTAATGCACTCCAAGAATGTTGTCTTTTTCAACAAAGCCCAG GTTAACAACAGAGATATGTCTATTGCTGTTTTGAGGGCATTTATAGCAAAGAGGAAGCAGGAGCATGAAACATTTGTGGCCAAAAAAACAAAGATGGTTCCAAAGGATAAAGATAATTCTGGTATGGAACTGGATGCTCCAGTTGATAATGATCAGCATAATGGAACACCTAATAATGGGTGTGAAGTCGCAGAAGAAACGTCTCAGGATGAACAATGTAGCATTTCTGAAGAACCAATCAAAAGTCTGGGAGGAAAGTGCAGAGAACTGAAGCCACCACGAGTTCTTGAG GCCCTGTCAGCTTCTGGTTTGAGGGCTTTAAGATATGCTTGTGAAATTGAAGGGATTGGCCAAGTTGTGGCCTTGGACAATGATAAAG CCTCTGTTGAAGCTTGTCAGAGAAACATAAAATTCAATGGTTCAGTGGCCTGTGAAAAGGTGGAGTCTCACCTTGATGATGCTCGAGTTTATATGCTCACTCATCCAAAGGAATTTGATGCG GTTGATCTAGATCCATACGGTTCACCCTCTGTTTTCCTGGACTCTGCTGTTCAGTCTGTTGTTGATGGGGGCTTATTAATGTGTACTGCAACTGATATGGCAGTGCTGTGTGGAGGAAATGGAGAGGTTTGCTATTCCAA ATATGGCTCTTATCCATTGAGAGGAAAATATTGTCATGAAATGGCATTGAGGATACTTCTTGCCTGCATTGAG AGCCATGCAAATCGACACAAAAGATATATTGTTCCCATATTGTCAGTTCAGATGGACTTCTATGTGCGTGTCTTTGTTCGCATCTATAC TTCCGCAAGTGCTATGAAGAATACTCCCTTAAAGCTGTCATATGTGTACCAGTGCATTGGCTGTGATTCGTTCCATCTTCAGCCACTTGGTAGAACTGTGTCCAAG AACAACAGTGTGAGATTTCTTCCTGGGTTTGGTCCTACTGTTCTTCAAGAATGCAGCGATTGTGGTAAGAAATTCAACATGGGTGGACCTATATGGTCTGCTCCAATCCATGATCAAGAGTGGGTAGCTTCCATTCTTGCGGATGTAAAATCAATGAAGGACCGGTATCCTGCTTATGACCGAATCTCTGCTATACTGACAACAATTTCAGAG GAATTACCAGATGTTCCTCTGTTTCTCAGTTTGCACAATCTCTGTGCAACACTCAAATGTACTTCTCCCTCCGCAGTTATATTTCGCTCTGCAGTAATCAATGCAGGATATCGTATATCGGGAACTCATGTGAATCCTTTGGGGCTGAAAACTGATGCTCCAATGGAGGTCATATGGGATATAATGCGCTGCTGG ATCAAAAATCATCCTGTGAAAGCTCAACCACCTGAACTGTCTGGAAGCGTGATTCTTGCTAAGGAACCTGTTCTGCAG GCGAATTTTGCACGGGCCGTTGCATCGCTGAGCAAGGCACAGGCAAAGAAGGTTGCACGCTTCCTTCCCAATCCCGAAAGACATTGGGGCCCAAAACTCAAGGCTGGCCGCCAGGTCACGAGCAAACATATCTCTCTTTTGGGTCCAGAAGCAGTGAATGGATTAAGCAACCACGAAGATGTCGAAGAACCTGCAGCCAAGCGTATGAAGACAGAAGAAGATCCCCCTCACGAGTCATAA
- the LOC116000035 gene encoding probable tRNA (guanine(26)-N(2))-dimethyltransferase 2 isoform X2: protein MGGQGKAGDEEKQQQQQLEAPKTASFDLNDFKIIKEGEAEILMHSKNVVFFNKAQVNNRDMSIAVLRAFIAKRKQEHETFVAKKTKMVPKDKDNSGMELDAPVDNDQHNGTPNNGCEVAEETSQDEQCSISEEPIKSLGGKCRELKPPRVLEALSASGLRALRYACEIEGIGQVVALDNDKASVEACQRNIKFNGSVACEKVESHLDDARVYMLTHPKEFDAVDLDPYGSPSVFLDSAVQSVVDGGLLMCTATDMAVLCGGNGEVCYSKYGSYPLRGKYCHEMALRILLACIESHANRHKRYIVPILSVQMDFYVRVFVRIYTSASAMKNTPLKLSYVYQCIGCDSFHLQPLGRTVSKNNSVRFLPGFGPTVLQECSDCGKKFNMGGPIWSAPIHDQEWVASILADVKSMKDRYPAYDRISAILTTISEELPDVPLFLSLHNLCATLKCTSPSAVIFRSAVINAGYRISGTHVNPLGLKTDAPMEVIWDIMRCWIKNHPVKAQPPELSGSVILAKEPVLQANFARAVASLSKAQAKKVARFLPNPERHWGPKLKAGRQVTSKHISLLGPEAVNGLSNHEDVEEPAAKRMKTEEDPPHES from the exons ATGGGCGGCCAGGGAAAGGCAGGAGATGAAgagaagcagcagcagcagcagctagAAGCACCCAAGACGGCGTCGTTTGATCTCAATGATTTCAAGATTATCAAGGAAGGCGAGGCCGAGATTCTAATGCACTCCAAGAATGTTGTCTTTTTCAACAAAGCCCAG GTTAACAACAGAGATATGTCTATTGCTGTTTTGAGGGCATTTATAGCAAAGAGGAAGCAGGAGCATGAAACATTTGTGGCCAAAAAAACAAAGATGGTTCCAAAGGATAAAGATAATTCTGGTATGGAACTGGATGCTCCAGTTGATAATGATCAGCATAATGGAACACCTAATAATGGGTGTGAAGTCGCAGAAGAAACGTCTCAGGATGAACAATGTAGCATTTCTGAAGAACCAATCAAAAGTCTGGGAGGAAAGTGCAGAGAACTGAAGCCACCACGAGTTCTTGAG GCCCTGTCAGCTTCTGGTTTGAGGGCTTTAAGATATGCTTGTGAAATTGAAGGGATTGGCCAAGTTGTGGCCTTGGACAATGATAAAG CCTCTGTTGAAGCTTGTCAGAGAAACATAAAATTCAATGGTTCAGTGGCCTGTGAAAAGGTGGAGTCTCACCTTGATGATGCTCGAGTTTATATGCTCACTCATCCAAAGGAATTTGATGCG GTTGATCTAGATCCATACGGTTCACCCTCTGTTTTCCTGGACTCTGCTGTTCAGTCTGTTGTTGATGGGGGCTTATTAATGTGTACTGCAACTGATATGGCAGTGCTGTGTGGAGGAAATGGAGAGGTTTGCTATTCCAA ATATGGCTCTTATCCATTGAGAGGAAAATATTGTCATGAAATGGCATTGAGGATACTTCTTGCCTGCATTGAG AGCCATGCAAATCGACACAAAAGATATATTGTTCCCATATTGTCAGTTCAGATGGACTTCTATGTGCGTGTCTTTGTTCGCATCTATAC TTCCGCAAGTGCTATGAAGAATACTCCCTTAAAGCTGTCATATGTGTACCAGTGCATTGGCTGTGATTCGTTCCATCTTCAGCCACTTGGTAGAACTGTGTCCAAG AACAACAGTGTGAGATTTCTTCCTGGGTTTGGTCCTACTGTTCTTCAAGAATGCAGCGATTGTGGTAAGAAATTCAACATGGGTGGACCTATATGGTCTGCTCCAATCCATGATCAAGAGTGGGTAGCTTCCATTCTTGCGGATGTAAAATCAATGAAGGACCGGTATCCTGCTTATGACCGAATCTCTGCTATACTGACAACAATTTCAGAG GAATTACCAGATGTTCCTCTGTTTCTCAGTTTGCACAATCTCTGTGCAACACTCAAATGTACTTCTCCCTCCGCAGTTATATTTCGCTCTGCAGTAATCAATGCAGGATATCGTATATCGGGAACTCATGTGAATCCTTTGGGGCTGAAAACTGATGCTCCAATGGAGGTCATATGGGATATAATGCGCTGCTGG ATCAAAAATCATCCTGTGAAAGCTCAACCACCTGAACTGTCTGGAAGCGTGATTCTTGCTAAGGAACCTGTTCTGCAG GCGAATTTTGCACGGGCCGTTGCATCGCTGAGCAAGGCACAGGCAAAGAAGGTTGCACGCTTCCTTCCCAATCCCGAAAGACATTGGGGCCCAAAACTCAAGGCTGGCCGCCAGGTCACGAGCAAACATATCTCTCTTTTGGGTCCAGAAGCAGTGAATGGATTAAGCAACCACGAAGATGTCGAAGAACCTGCAGCCAAGCGTATGAAGACAGAAGAAGATCCCCCTCACGAGTCATAA
- the LOC115999955 gene encoding cytochrome P450 85A1-like, protein MAFFIALLMVAFGVCILSGVLLRWNEMRYRKKGLPPGTMGWPLFGETTEFLKQGPSFMKNQRARYGSFFKSHILGCPTIVSMDAEVNRYILANESKGLVPGYPQSMLDILGKCNIAAVHGSAHKYMRGALLSLISPTMIKHHLLPKIDEFMNSHVTTWDHNIIDIQQKTNKMAFLSSLKQIAGVESSSIAQEFMPEFFNLVLGTLSLPINLPNTNYRRGLQARVKIVSLLRKLIEARRASQEKHHDILGFLMNEEENRYKLNDDEMIDLIITILYSGYETVSTTSMMAVKYLHDHPKVIEELRKEHMGIRERKGPNDPIDYSDYKSMRFTRAVIFETSRLATIVNGVLRKTTRDIELNGFLIPKGWRIYVYTREVNYDPRLYPDPYAFNPWRWLNMENQNHSMIFGGGSRQCPGKELGMAEISTFLHYFVTRYRWEEVGGDRLMKFPRVEAPNGLHFRVSPYQPSLN, encoded by the exons ATGGCTTTCTTCATAGCTCTTCTTATGGTGGCCTTTGGGGTGTGTATCCTCAGTGGGGTGTTACTGAGGTGGAATGAAATGAGATACAGGAAGAAAGGCCTCCCTCCTGGTACTATGGGTTGGCCTCTCTTTGGGGAGACCACTGAGTTTCTTAAACAAGGTCCTAGTTTCatgaagaaccaaagagcaag GTATGGGAGTTTTTTCAAATCACACATACTTGGGTGTCCTACCATTGTTTCAATGGATGCAGAGGTGAACAGATACATACTTGCCAATGAGTCAAAAGGGCTTGTCCCAGGGTACCCCCAGTCCATGCTTGATATTCTTGGAAAGTGCAATATTGCAGCAGTCCATGGCTCAGCTCACAAGTACATGAGAGGGGCATTGCTGTCTCTCATCAGCCCTACCATGATTAAACACCACCTCTTGCCCAAGATTGATGAGTTCATGAATTCCCACGTCACCACCTGGGATCACAACATCATTGACATTCAACAAAAAACCAACAAG ATGGCTTTTCTTTCCTCTTTGAAGCAAATTGCTGGCGTTGAATCTAGCTCAATAGCTCAGGAATTCATGCCGGAATTCTTTAACCTCGTACTGGGCACTCTCTCCCTGCCTATAAACCTTCCCAACACAAATTACCGCCGTGGCCTTCAGGCAAGGGTGAAAATAGTCTCTCTGTTGAGAAAACTCATAGAAGCAAGAAGGGCTTCCCAGGAAAAACACCATGACATTCTTGGGTTCTTGATGAATGAAGAAGAGAATCGATACAAACTAAACGATGACGAGATGATTGATCTGATCATCACGATTTTATATTCGGGGTATGAAACTGTTTCCACCACTTCTATGATGGCTGTCAAGTATCTACATGATCACCCAAAAGTGATTGAAGAACTGAGA AAAGAGCATATGGGAATTAGAGAAAGGAAAGGACCAAATGATCCTATTGACTACAGTGACTACAAATCAATGAGATTCACACGTGCT GTGATCTTTGAGACTTCAAGGCTAGCAACAATAGTAAATGGGGTCCTCAGGAAAACTACTAGAGATATTGAACTCAATG GTTTCTTGATTCCCAAAGGATGGAGAATATATGTGTATACAAGAGAGGTTAATTATGATCCGCGCCTATATCCCGATCCATATGCTTTCAACCCCTGGAGATGGCTG AACATGGAGAATCAGAACCATTCAATGATATTTGGTGGTGGCAGCAGGCAGTGCCCTGGAAAGGAACTTGGGATGGCAGAAATCTCAACATTCCTCCATTACTTTGTAACCAGATACAG ATGGGAGGAAGTAGGGGGAGACAGGTTGATGAAATTTCCAAGAGTTGAAGCGCCAAATGGGCTACACTTCAGGGTTTCACCCTACCAACCATCACTGAATTGA